A region from the Dehalococcoides mccartyi CG5 genome encodes:
- a CDS encoding cation:proton antiporter produces the protein MEELGSSFGLDLIIVLVAAVLAGLLARRFKLPLLLGYLGAGIAIGPNGFGLVQSPGVIESMATVGVILLLFTLGLDFSLDELKRVGRVAVLGGLIQIIVTAGFGFLLGRSLGWDINASIFFGFMVSLSSTLIVLKILMDRGEMEAPHGRVMLGILLVQDICLIPLMIILPALGGDGGDIGFTMGIAFAKATAFILAMFALGFWVFPRLLGRVASHSHELFLLSVITLSLGAAMGATALGLSPAVGAFIAGLLIGQSMYAKQALADIIPLRDIFGALFFVSLGMLANLNFAVENMGLVLLVVAFLVVIKSLVAGVVPWLFGYTFQTSFTTGIGLMQIGEFSFVLAGVGLAASVITDSIYAITISAAVITMIITPFALSFSGAAYRKVSQWPLASKLVSLRTSGQTEYKDLDISNHAVICSQGGVAKTLTRVMSRRNFPFLVIDLDPQTIAELRRQKAPAIYGDAANPEILKFARLDKARLLICAMPGFADTEQVVKNARKINSRLDIVARVTSDMQAEKLKKMGVSEVVQPEFEVGLELSRHAMHRFGMTTIEIQYILNSLRNMGKPE, from the coding sequence TTGGAAGAATTAGGCTCCAGCTTCGGGTTGGACTTAATCATTGTTCTGGTGGCGGCTGTTCTGGCCGGGTTACTTGCACGCCGCTTCAAACTGCCCCTTTTATTGGGGTATCTGGGGGCGGGTATAGCCATAGGCCCAAACGGTTTCGGGCTGGTACAGTCTCCGGGCGTAATTGAATCTATGGCTACAGTCGGGGTAATTCTGCTCCTTTTTACACTGGGGCTGGATTTTTCACTGGATGAACTCAAACGGGTAGGACGGGTGGCGGTACTGGGCGGTCTTATCCAGATAATTGTGACTGCCGGATTTGGCTTTTTGCTGGGCAGAAGTCTGGGCTGGGATATAAATGCCTCTATCTTCTTCGGGTTTATGGTCTCACTTTCCTCTACCCTGATAGTCCTTAAGATACTTATGGACAGGGGCGAAATGGAAGCCCCTCACGGGCGGGTGATGCTGGGTATTTTACTGGTGCAGGATATTTGCCTTATTCCCCTGATGATTATTTTACCGGCTTTGGGGGGTGACGGCGGGGATATCGGCTTTACCATGGGCATTGCCTTTGCCAAAGCCACAGCCTTTATTCTGGCTATGTTTGCACTGGGTTTCTGGGTTTTCCCCCGTTTGCTGGGGAGAGTGGCTTCCCATTCCCACGAGCTTTTTTTGCTGTCCGTTATCACCTTGTCTCTGGGGGCGGCCATGGGGGCAACTGCGCTGGGGCTTTCACCGGCGGTAGGTGCTTTTATAGCCGGACTTCTTATAGGACAGTCCATGTATGCAAAGCAGGCATTGGCAGATATAATCCCCCTGCGGGATATTTTCGGGGCTTTGTTCTTTGTTTCTCTGGGTATGCTGGCTAACCTGAACTTTGCGGTGGAAAACATGGGTTTGGTTCTGCTGGTCGTGGCCTTTCTGGTGGTTATCAAGAGTCTGGTGGCCGGGGTGGTGCCCTGGCTTTTCGGCTATACCTTCCAGACGTCTTTTACTACCGGTATCGGCCTGATGCAGATAGGTGAATTCAGTTTTGTACTAGCCGGGGTAGGTCTGGCCGCATCGGTCATTACAGACAGCATTTACGCCATTACTATCAGCGCTGCGGTTATTACCATGATAATCACTCCTTTTGCCTTAAGTTTCAGCGGTGCGGCCTACCGGAAGGTCAGCCAGTGGCCACTAGCCAGCAAACTGGTCAGCCTGCGTACCTCCGGGCAGACGGAATATAAGGATTTGGATATTTCCAACCATGCGGTTATCTGTTCGCAAGGGGGTGTAGCCAAGACCCTGACCCGTGTGATGAGCCGCCGAAATTTCCCCTTTCTGGTTATAGATTTAGACCCCCAGACCATAGCTGAACTTCGCCGCCAGAAAGCTCCCGCCATATACGGTGATGCCGCCAATCCGGAAATACTCAAATTTGCCCGCTTGGATAAAGCCCGCCTGCTTATTTGTGCCATGCCCGGTTTTGCAGATACTGAACAGGTAGTCAAAAATGCCCGCAAGATAAATTCACGGCTGGATATTGTAGCCAGAGTAACCAGTGACATGCAGGCGGAAAAACTTAAAAAAATGGGCGTTAGCGAGGTTGTCCAACCCGAATTTGAAGTAGGTCTGGAACTCTCCCGCCACGCCATGCACCGCTTCGGCATGACTACTATTGAAATCCAGTACATTTTGAACAGCCTGCGGAATATGGGCAAACCAGAGTAG
- a CDS encoding PPC domain-containing DNA-binding protein, whose protein sequence is MKASQGSLGRVFIIRLEDGDRVPTCLEDFARTQQISHAQVVLIGGIEGGQVVVGPRQSREYPPEPVLIPLDGAHEVAGLGIIAPGEDGTPKLHIHAALGRMGKTTTGCLRPGVNTWIVGEAVMYEILGAKAVRRFDEATKFNLLQTE, encoded by the coding sequence ATGAAAGCCAGTCAGGGAAGTTTGGGAAGAGTATTTATAATACGGCTGGAAGACGGCGACAGAGTGCCAACCTGCCTGGAAGATTTTGCCCGCACCCAGCAGATAAGCCATGCCCAGGTGGTACTGATTGGCGGGATTGAGGGCGGGCAGGTAGTAGTAGGGCCGCGCCAGAGCCGTGAGTATCCGCCTGAGCCTGTCCTGATACCGCTGGACGGAGCCCACGAAGTAGCCGGGTTGGGTATAATAGCACCTGGTGAAGACGGTACACCCAAACTGCATATCCATGCCGCTTTAGGCCGAATGGGTAAAACCACCACCGGTTGCCTGAGGCCAGGGGTTAATACTTGGATTGTAGGTGAAGCGGTTATGTATGAAATACTGGGCGCAAAAGCTGTCCGCCGTTTTGATGAAGCCACAAAATTCAATCTGCTTCAGACTGAATAA
- a CDS encoding desulfoferrodoxin FeS4 iron-binding domain-containing protein has protein sequence MGVKQLGETYKCDICGNIVRVIKVGGGTLVCCGQDMKRIEDSYKAPINLPDSSGE, from the coding sequence ATGGGAGTAAAACAGCTGGGTGAAACCTACAAGTGCGATATATGCGGCAATATTGTTCGGGTTATAAAAGTTGGCGGCGGTACGCTGGTCTGCTGCGGGCAGGATATGAAACGGATTGAAGATTCGTATAAAGCACCCATAAATCTGCCTGATTCCAGTGGTGAATAG
- a CDS encoding TIGR03960 family B12-binding radical SAM protein has translation MNYPEHILHQVEKPGRYTGGEWNSVCKEWADIPLKVALSFPDTYEIGMSNLAIPLLYDILNRNPSILAERVFAPWLDMENLIREHNLPFVSLESGHPLKEFDILGFSLGYELTYTNILNMLSLAGIPILGAERGGDFPLVIAGGSCSLNPEPLADFIDAFVIGDAEEAMEDLCKGFIDAKKRTLSKPQLLRELAKIPGIYVPSLYQAEYNPDGTLKSITPTVPEAPSVVNRRILPALPPPTVKPVVPYIEVVQDRGAVEISRGCSRGCRFCSAGILYRPVRVRPAEEVITAVEGIMDNCGYDEISLLSLSCSDYPGIEGLVKTLAEKYADKHLALSLPSLRLTPDSVSLVNVLAGARKSGLTFAPEAASPRLQRVINKLTSEEELCATARTAFESGWTSFKMYFMIGLPTETDEDAAAICQMVGKVNALSRIAPGRRPQIRLSLASYVPKAHTPFQWEAQLDEESLYRRADIVRQGLKRWGIKLSWSDTRMSLLEAVFSRGDRRLGRVIYTAWQKGAKFDAWSECFNFSLWQEAFDECGLNPSFYAHRKRSLDETLPWNHINTGVSAEFLKREYTRSLEEQDTPDCREGKCHACGLEKAVTECADRLHRK, from the coding sequence TTGAACTATCCCGAACATATTCTCCATCAGGTTGAAAAGCCCGGCCGTTATACCGGCGGGGAATGGAATTCCGTTTGCAAAGAATGGGCTGATATCCCCCTGAAGGTTGCCCTGAGCTTTCCAGATACATATGAAATAGGCATGTCCAACCTGGCCATACCCCTGCTTTACGATATTTTAAACCGCAACCCCAGTATACTGGCCGAAAGGGTATTTGCCCCCTGGCTGGATATGGAAAACCTTATCCGTGAGCACAACCTGCCTTTTGTCAGTCTGGAAAGCGGCCACCCATTAAAAGAATTTGATATTCTGGGCTTTTCACTGGGATATGAACTTACCTATACCAATATACTGAATATGCTGTCTCTGGCCGGCATACCCATACTGGGAGCCGAAAGGGGAGGGGATTTCCCGCTGGTAATTGCCGGGGGAAGCTGCAGCCTGAACCCTGAACCTTTGGCAGACTTTATAGATGCTTTTGTAATAGGCGATGCCGAAGAGGCAATGGAAGACCTGTGTAAAGGCTTTATTGATGCTAAAAAACGCACTCTTTCCAAACCACAGCTTCTGAGGGAGCTGGCCAAAATCCCCGGAATTTATGTACCAAGCCTGTATCAGGCTGAATATAACCCTGACGGAACTTTAAAATCCATCACCCCAACCGTACCTGAAGCGCCTTCGGTGGTGAACCGCCGAATTTTGCCCGCTTTGCCGCCGCCAACCGTCAAACCGGTAGTGCCCTATATAGAGGTGGTGCAGGACAGGGGGGCAGTGGAGATAAGCCGGGGTTGCAGCCGGGGCTGTCGTTTTTGTTCGGCCGGCATTCTGTACCGTCCGGTCAGGGTGCGCCCGGCGGAAGAGGTTATAACTGCAGTTGAAGGCATAATGGACAACTGCGGTTATGATGAAATTTCCCTGCTTTCGCTAAGCTGTTCGGATTATCCGGGTATAGAAGGTTTGGTAAAAACTCTGGCTGAAAAATACGCAGACAAACACCTTGCCCTGTCACTGCCCAGTTTACGCCTGACCCCGGATTCGGTCAGTTTGGTAAATGTTCTGGCAGGTGCCCGAAAAAGCGGCTTAACCTTTGCCCCGGAAGCAGCCAGCCCGCGTCTGCAGAGGGTTATAAACAAACTTACCTCTGAAGAAGAGTTGTGCGCTACTGCCCGAACTGCCTTTGAAAGCGGCTGGACCAGCTTTAAGATGTATTTCATGATAGGACTGCCGACCGAAACTGACGAAGATGCAGCCGCTATCTGCCAGATGGTGGGCAAGGTAAACGCCTTGTCCCGAATCGCTCCCGGACGCCGCCCCCAGATACGCCTGAGTCTGGCATCATATGTACCCAAAGCCCATACCCCTTTCCAGTGGGAAGCCCAGCTGGACGAGGAATCTCTCTACCGAAGGGCAGATATAGTCAGGCAGGGGCTGAAACGCTGGGGGATAAAGCTTTCCTGGTCTGATACCAGAATGAGCCTGCTGGAAGCGGTATTTTCCAGAGGAGACCGCCGTCTGGGCAGGGTGATATACACCGCCTGGCAAAAGGGTGCCAAATTTGATGCCTGGAGTGAATGTTTCAATTTTTCTCTCTGGCAGGAGGCTTTTGACGAATGCGGCTTAAACCCCTCATTCTATGCCCACCGCAAACGTTCATTAGATGAGACTTTGCCCTGGAATCATATAAATACGGGGGTAAGCGCCGAATTTCTGAAAAGGGAATATACCCGCTCGCTGGAAGAGCAGGATACTCCTGACTGCCGTGAAGGCAAATGCCATGCCTGCGGGCTGGAAAAAGCGGTAACGGAATGTGCCGACCGCCTGCATAGAAAATAA
- the argC gene encoding N-acetyl-gamma-glutamyl-phosphate reductase, producing MKKYKTGIINVTGYAGLELARILESHPSVELCSVTGRSLAGKKLSDVFPYLHRLDLPITENLEGQVDVAFLALPHKEGAALVPALLEKGMRVIDISADFRLKDPALYQAWYGFEHPCPGLLEEAVYGLPELKRKDIAGARLVANPGCYPTSAILGLVPAFKSDLIEPSAIIDAKSGLSGSGRTPTVKTIFCEADEDVCAYSIGTHRHQPEIVQELCRASRGVIPRVTFCPHLVPMSRGILSTAYARLKQPVTDEEVKEIYRQFYKDEPFVKVTAEPPHTRYTRGTNMCFIYPVVDALNEQLIVISCIDNLVKGAAGQAVQNMNIMLGLAETEGLEAMATLP from the coding sequence ATGAAGAAATATAAAACAGGGATTATAAACGTAACCGGTTATGCAGGGCTTGAGCTTGCCCGTATTCTGGAAAGCCACCCCTCGGTAGAGCTTTGTTCGGTAACCGGCAGGAGTCTGGCTGGTAAAAAACTTTCGGATGTATTTCCCTATCTGCATCGCCTTGATTTGCCTATTACTGAAAATCTGGAAGGGCAAGTGGATGTTGCCTTTCTGGCTCTGCCTCACAAAGAAGGGGCAGCTTTAGTACCCGCTTTGCTGGAAAAAGGTATGCGGGTAATAGATATCAGCGCCGATTTTCGTTTGAAAGACCCGGCTCTGTATCAGGCATGGTACGGATTTGAACATCCCTGCCCGGGGCTCTTGGAGGAAGCGGTGTATGGTCTGCCTGAGCTTAAGCGTAAGGATATTGCCGGCGCCCGTCTGGTGGCAAATCCGGGCTGTTACCCTACCTCAGCCATACTTGGGCTTGTCCCGGCTTTTAAAAGTGACCTGATAGAGCCAAGTGCCATTATAGATGCCAAGTCCGGGCTTTCCGGTTCGGGGCGAACACCCACTGTAAAAACCATATTTTGCGAGGCTGACGAAGATGTTTGTGCCTATTCCATCGGCACTCACCGTCATCAGCCGGAGATAGTTCAGGAGCTTTGCCGCGCCAGCAGAGGGGTAATCCCGCGGGTTACTTTCTGCCCTCATCTGGTACCCATGAGCCGGGGTATACTCTCAACTGCCTATGCGCGTTTGAAACAGCCGGTTACAGACGAAGAAGTCAAAGAGATTTACCGACAGTTTTATAAAGATGAACCTTTTGTAAAAGTAACTGCCGAACCACCCCACACCCGTTATACCCGGGGTACTAATATGTGCTTTATATATCCGGTGGTGGATGCCCTGAATGAACAGTTGATAGTCATAAGCTGCATAGATAATCTGGTAAAGGGTGCGGCGGGGCAGGCTGTACAGAATATGAATATTATGCTGGGTCTGGCTGAAACGGAAGGCCTTGAAGCTATGGCCACCCTGCCTTAG
- the gyrA gene encoding DNA gyrase subunit A yields MVTGNTRPINIEDEMKGSYLDYAMSVIVSRALPDVRDGLKPVQRRILYAMNDLGMKHNTPYKKSARIVGEVLGKYHPHGDSSVYDAMVRMAQPFSYRYPLVDGQGNFGSVDNDPAAAMRYTEARLAQIAEHLLADIDKNTVDFMPNFDSSLEEPTVLPARIPNLLMNGSSGIAVGMATNIPPHNLAELCQAICYLIDNPDCGVDELMQFVSGPDFPTGGTILGTDGIKSAYATGKGKIVIQAKAHIGEVETRKAIFVTEIPYQVNKAELVAKIAELVKERKVTGISDLRDESDRQGMRVVIELKRDAEPQQVLNSLYKHTNMRTSFFVNMLALVDGQPQVLSLKEVLKNFIDFRHLIITRRSQFELKAAKDRAHILEGLKKALDFIDRIIAIIRGSENGDAARKNLIAEFDFSVVQAQAILDLQLRRLANLERQKILDEYAELMKRIGYLEDLLSHPEKIYALVKEDAKDLKSSYGQPRATEISNQGVIEFRVEDLVPHMDVIVTLSERGFIKRVPANVFRLQHRGGTGIMGMPTREADAVRFLSVSDTHDTLLFFTNRGKVFSLRCFDIPDDSSRIAKGTAIVNLIPVTQDERITAILDLKSFPADHFLLMATNKGEIKKTSLQEFTAVRSSGLIAMDLTASDELVAAVETIEEKDILLATRLGQSIRFPVSELRTSLRASGGVKAIVLSMEDEVVSMDVAQEGTMVITVTENGAGKLTAIEEYPQQHRAGSGVINFKVVDKTGEVVASKVVSVTDQMMLISADGMVTRTQVKEEDPSHGIPIMGRATQGVRVMRLEEGDRVVAVATF; encoded by the coding sequence ATGGTAACAGGTAATACCAGGCCGATAAATATAGAAGATGAAATGAAGGGCTCATACCTTGATTACGCTATGAGTGTAATAGTCTCGCGTGCCCTGCCGGATGTGCGTGACGGGCTTAAGCCGGTACAACGGCGCATCCTCTATGCCATGAATGACCTGGGTATGAAACACAATACCCCCTATAAAAAGAGTGCCCGTATCGTGGGTGAAGTTTTAGGTAAATACCATCCCCACGGTGACTCTTCCGTTTATGACGCCATGGTACGCATGGCCCAGCCCTTTTCTTATCGTTACCCGCTGGTGGACGGTCAGGGTAACTTTGGCAGTGTGGACAACGACCCCGCGGCTGCCATGCGTTATACCGAAGCCCGTTTGGCTCAGATAGCCGAACATCTGCTGGCAGATATAGACAAAAATACCGTAGACTTCATGCCCAACTTTGATTCCTCGCTGGAAGAGCCTACTGTTCTGCCGGCCCGCATACCTAACTTGCTCATGAACGGCAGTTCGGGTATTGCGGTGGGTATGGCTACCAATATACCTCCCCACAATTTGGCCGAACTCTGTCAGGCTATTTGTTACCTGATAGATAACCCTGATTGCGGGGTGGACGAACTGATGCAGTTTGTTTCCGGGCCGGACTTTCCTACCGGCGGTACTATACTGGGTACTGATGGCATAAAGAGTGCCTATGCTACCGGTAAAGGTAAGATTGTTATCCAGGCCAAAGCCCATATTGGCGAAGTGGAAACCCGCAAGGCTATATTTGTTACCGAGATTCCTTATCAGGTAAACAAGGCCGAACTGGTGGCTAAGATTGCCGAACTGGTCAAGGAACGCAAAGTGACCGGTATTTCCGACCTGCGTGACGAATCTGACCGCCAGGGCATGCGGGTAGTTATTGAACTAAAGAGGGATGCCGAACCCCAGCAGGTTTTAAACAGCCTTTACAAACATACCAATATGCGCACCTCTTTCTTTGTAAATATGCTGGCGTTGGTAGACGGACAGCCGCAGGTTCTCAGCCTGAAAGAAGTACTTAAAAACTTCATAGATTTCCGCCATCTTATTATCACCCGCCGAAGCCAGTTTGAACTTAAAGCCGCCAAAGACCGTGCCCACATATTGGAAGGTCTTAAAAAAGCGCTGGATTTTATTGATCGTATCATCGCCATTATCCGCGGCTCCGAAAACGGTGATGCCGCCCGTAAAAACCTGATAGCCGAATTTGATTTCTCGGTAGTACAGGCCCAGGCTATTCTGGATTTGCAGCTTCGCCGTCTGGCCAATCTGGAACGCCAGAAGATACTGGATGAATATGCCGAACTTATGAAACGGATAGGTTATCTGGAAGACCTGCTGTCTCACCCTGAAAAGATTTATGCTCTGGTGAAGGAAGATGCCAAAGACCTTAAATCCAGCTATGGCCAACCCCGTGCCACCGAGATTTCTAACCAAGGTGTTATAGAATTCCGGGTGGAAGACCTGGTGCCTCATATGGATGTTATAGTTACCCTAAGTGAGCGCGGCTTTATCAAACGGGTACCGGCTAATGTATTCCGTCTGCAGCATCGCGGCGGTACCGGCATAATGGGTATGCCCACCCGCGAAGCAGACGCTGTCCGGTTCCTGTCGGTTTCGGATACCCATGATACCCTGCTCTTCTTTACCAACCGGGGCAAGGTATTCAGCCTGCGCTGTTTTGATATACCTGATGATTCCTCCCGTATCGCCAAGGGTACAGCTATCGTAAACCTGATACCTGTTACCCAGGATGAACGGATAACCGCCATACTGGATTTGAAAAGCTTCCCGGCAGACCATTTCCTGCTGATGGCTACCAATAAAGGTGAAATCAAGAAAACCTCCCTGCAGGAGTTTACAGCCGTCCGTTCCTCCGGCCTGATAGCCATGGATCTGACTGCTTCTGATGAACTGGTAGCGGCGGTAGAGACCATAGAAGAAAAAGATATTCTGCTGGCTACCCGTCTGGGTCAATCCATCCGCTTCCCGGTGAGTGAACTCCGCACCAGTCTCAGGGCTTCCGGCGGTGTCAAGGCTATAGTCCTCTCCATGGAGGACGAAGTGGTCAGCATGGACGTTGCCCAAGAGGGAACGATGGTAATAACCGTAACTGAAAACGGTGCCGGCAAGCTGACTGCCATAGAGGAATATCCCCAGCAGCACCGGGCTGGCAGCGGGGTTATAAACTTCAAGGTAGTAGATAAAACCGGTGAAGTGGTTGCCTCCAAGGTAGTCAGTGTAACTGACCAGATGATGCTTATTTCAGCCGATGGCATGGTTACCCGTACCCAGGTCAAGGAAGAAGACCCCTCACATGGCATACCCATCATGGGCAGAGCCACTCAGGGTGTGAGGGTAATGCGTCTTGAAGAAGGTGACAGAGTGGTTGCGGTAGCTACTTTTTAG
- a CDS encoding MBL fold metallo-hydrolase, giving the protein MNYTEETNSLTFLGTGGARFMVSRQILASGGIWLNLDGKRFLIDPGPGSIVQVCRLGLDPEKLSAILLSHRHLDHSGDVNVMIEAMTQGGFKKHGHFLAPKDAFDNEPVIYSYLKPFLNDLTMLEEGREYNLDGIKVFTTRRHQHPVETYGFIFESSSHRIGYVSDTRYFEEMPQVYAGCDVLIINVVLKEAIERIYHLSIPDAAKLITAAKPKTAILTHFGLQLYRADPAKMAAQLASETGIPVIAAGDDLLFKLE; this is encoded by the coding sequence ATGAACTACACCGAAGAAACAAACAGCCTAACTTTTCTGGGTACCGGCGGTGCCAGATTTATGGTCAGCCGCCAGATACTGGCTTCGGGCGGAATCTGGCTAAACCTTGACGGCAAGCGTTTCCTGATTGACCCCGGTCCGGGCAGTATTGTGCAGGTATGCCGCTTGGGCTTAGACCCGGAAAAACTGAGTGCTATTCTTTTGTCTCACCGCCACCTTGACCACTCCGGCGATGTGAACGTAATGATAGAAGCCATGACCCAGGGAGGGTTTAAGAAACACGGCCATTTTCTGGCCCCTAAAGACGCGTTTGATAATGAGCCGGTTATATACTCTTATCTGAAGCCGTTTTTAAATGACCTGACCATGCTTGAAGAAGGCCGTGAATACAATCTGGACGGGATAAAGGTTTTCACCACCCGGCGTCATCAGCACCCGGTGGAAACCTACGGATTTATCTTTGAATCTTCCAGCCACCGCATAGGTTACGTAAGCGATACCCGTTATTTTGAGGAGATGCCGCAGGTTTACGCAGGTTGCGATGTTCTGATAATAAACGTAGTCCTGAAGGAAGCTATAGAACGTATTTATCATTTGAGCATACCGGATGCCGCCAAACTTATTACCGCGGCTAAACCCAAAACGGCTATACTTACCCACTTTGGTCTGCAGCTTTACCGGGCAGACCCGGCTAAAATGGCGGCACAGCTGGCAAGTGAAACCGGCATACCCGTCATAGCCGCCGGCGATGACCTGCTTTTCAAGCTGGAATAA